ACCGATATTCCGGCATGGAACGCAGCTGCCTTGCCAGTTCGGTCCCCCGGTAATCCAAAAGCTGTATATCCAGAATAAACAGATCAACCTTGTTTTTCACCGCATAGAAAAGAGCCTCTGCGGCCTTCTCAAATACTGCAAGTTTATGTTCCATTGAGCTGTTTTCCATGTACCGGCGCATGAGCGCAACTGCGCCCGGCTCGTCTTCAACCAATAAAATAAGTCCCATAGGCGGCCTCCCTCCACATGTTCT
This is a stretch of genomic DNA from Anaerotignum faecicola. It encodes these proteins:
- a CDS encoding response regulator — protein: MGLILLVEDEPGAVALMRRYMENSSMEHKLAVFEKAAEALFYAVKNKVDLFILDIQLLDYRGTELARQLRSMPEYRFTPILFTTELAGEELSAYREIKGYDFLVKPFTEAEFQKTFQAALE